A window of Cytobacillus sp. FSL H8-0458 genomic DNA:
CCAGAGCAATGAAAAAAGCATTCGAACCGACAAACCTTTCGAAAATTTGAAACTTCTTTTCCTGCTCTTCCTCAGATTTCAAATTAATAATCTCAAAAAAATTTTTCTCTGTAACAGGTTTCAACATCAAGTCCATTTCCGCTCCCTATCCTCTCGTTCTAAAATATTTACTAAGATAAGATTCGCAATTCCAGTCATAAATTCCTTTTGAAATAGAAAAAGCCTCCCTGCTTACTTAACACAGGGAGACTCTTGCTCATTATTTTTTTCACTTTTTTGTCAATCTGCCTAAAAGGAAAGCTCCTGCTGCTACACCAATCACAGTATTCGTTTTCTTAGTAAATACCTGCTTGGCAACAAGGTTTAAGTTCTGCGGCCGTTCTGCCAGGCGCCTCATGAAATAACCGTACCAGTCATGTCCAAAAGGAACATATGTGCAGAAATTATAGCCCTCACCAGCAAGCTTCAGCTGCATATCCTTGCGGAAGCCATAGAGCATTTGAAATTCAAATTTATCTTTAGGGATATTATTAGCCCTTACAAAATCTTTTACATGGTTAATTACATTATGGTCATGTGTTGCAATTGACGTGAATTTGCCATTAAGCAAATGCCATTCTATTAATTTTATAAAGTTAGCATCAATGTCATTTTTATCCTGATAAGCAATTTCTTCAGGCTCCTTGTAAGCACCTTTTACAATCCGCAGACGATAATCCTGATATTTCTTAAGGTCTTCTTCAGCATCAAGGAAATATGCCTGAATGACTGTACCGAAATTATTGTATTCCTTGGATAGTTCATCCAAAATGTCAAAGGAAGGCTGCAAACGCTTGGAGTCTTCCATATCCATATTCACAAAAATACCATAATGGTTTGCTCTCTCTACTATCTCCCTAACATTTTCAAGGCAGAAAGAGTAGTCAATATCAAGGCCTAATTGAGAAGGCTTTAAAGAGATATGTGCATCCACATGATTTTCATGAATGGCCTCTATCACTTCTATTATTTGTTTTTTCGCTTCTGCCGCCTCTTCTTTTTTATATACAAATTCCCCGAGGTTATCGACAGTACAAGAGATGCCATGATCGTTAAGCTCTTTTATGCTCTGAATAGCTTCTTCTAAATTTGTCCCAGCAACTACATTCTGCGCACCCAATTTCAATCCATATTTCTTTGCAGCGCTATTCAGAAATTCGTTCTGGGAAAGGCCTATAAACAGATCTTTCAACATAGAAATATCCCCTAACTCTTGTAATTTCACAATAAAATTATAGCATAGATTTTCAATAAAAATTATTTTGTGAATTTTTATATTTTAACGATTCCCTATCACTGTTTCGTTAAAACATTGCAGGAGTTCCCAGTCCAAAAGAAAAAATTTTTTGGAACAAAAAAATGTCCGGCTATCGGCAGCCAGACACTTTGAATATGATTCCGACTGGGTTCGAACCAGCGACCTCTACCCTGTCAAGGTAGCGCTCTCCCAGCTGAGCTACGGAATCGTTATGATTATTTCCCCGTATTGGGGACAATATAAAATATACTTCTTTCTAACATAAAAGTCAATACCTATATTTCATCCAGAAACTATCAGATTAAGAGCTTAATATCCAGATTACATTCCCTTTACAAATTCGGCTTTTGTGCCTTAAAGGTATCTTTTTATGACTATATGCTTTATAATGCCCTCTATATGATTCTTTTGTTAAATGAATCAGACTATACAGGGTTACGGAAGGAGAATTATTAATGAAGAAACTAATGTATCCCTTTTTACTAGTATTAATATCTGCCGTTTTAGCTGCTTGTGGAGCTGATGATGAAAGCAAGAGTGCAGATAAAAAAGAAGAACCTAAAACAGCGGAAACTGATCAGCAGGACCAGCAGAAGCAAATGGAAGAAATGCAAAAGAAAATGGACAAGCAAAAGCTTGATGAAGAAAAGACTGTTGCAGTAGTTAACGACCAGGAAATTCTTGGACGCGAATATAACAGTGTGCTTACTTCATCACAAATGATGTATCAGCAAATGGGACAAGATCCTACTACCAAGGATGCTGCAGAGAAAATTAAGAATCAGACACTTGACAGTTTAGTGGGCCAGACACTTCTTCTCCAGGAGGCTGATAAAAAAGGCTATAAAGCTTCTGATGAAGAAGTCAAAAAGCAGCTCGAAGAAACAAAAGGACAATTCAAGGATGATAAGGAATTCGAAACAGCAATGAAGCAGGCTGGCCTTAATCCCAATTCATTAGAAAAGGAAATTGCCAATAATATTAAATATACGAAATACATCGATGGCGAGATTAAACCTGAGAAAGTTACAGATGCTGAAATTCAAAAATTCTATGAAGAATATGCCAGCCAGGGTGGTGCTGAAGGACAGGAGCCCCCTAAATTGGAAGAAGTAAAACCACAGATCAAACAGCAGCTCGAACAGCAAAAACAGCAGGAAATGCTCGTTAAGCATGTAGAAGAATTGAAGAAAAATGCAAAAATTGATATTAAGGTATAAGTATCATTGAACAGCTCTCGTTATCGGGAGCTGTTTTTCTATGTTTCAAGATTTGTTTAATCATAATGGCACTTAATGGATATATTCTTCCCCTTGAGTAATTATTTAAATGCTGTAATATGTATTGGGGAGGATTCTACATGATTAAACACACTACATTGATTCAAATAATTGCAGGTTATTTAATTCTCACTCTCGGTGTTTCACTAATCATCTTATCCAGTCTTGGTGCAGGTGCCTGGGACACTGTTTATGTTGGACTTTTTAATCAGTTCGGTCTCACCATTGGAACATGGTCATTCCTGGTCACGGCTTCCCTTATATTTTTCAATGCCGTACTCTCTTGGGAAAAACCGCAGTTTAAATCATTCATTGGAACCATTTTAGCGAGTCTGGGGATCGATTTTTGGATGGAGCTTGTTTTTAGCAGCTTCACCGTTACACACTTTCCCTATCAGATACTTGCCTTCATTACTGGTATTATACTTCTGGGTTTCGGAGTATCTATCTATATCCGACCGCAATTATTCAGCGGCCCCATTGATGGATTAATGATCGCAACTGCCAAAAGGCTCAATATCAGCATGAAGACCGCACGTATTATTAATGAATTGTTAGCATTGGCCATTGGCCTTCTCTTAGGCGGTCCGGTCGGATTGGGTACTTTGTTTGTAGCCATCTTTTTAGGCTATGCCATACAATACGGGACTGTCCTTCTAAATCACTTAAAAGATAAGGGATTAAAGATTATTTAAAAGGCTTCATTAATGAAGTCTTTTTTTACGCGAACATTTATTCGCATTCTACTTGATTAAGAACGTGCGTTCGTTTATAATGTAAATAAAAGTAAGGAGGGATTTCTCTATGAAAGGAATTCTTTATCGAGCTATGGAAGAGAGAAAGCCTGTGGAAATCATTTATCTCTCCAAACGCAATTCATTTACACAAAGAAAAATTTTAATCAAAGAACTTCGAGGCAGCACGATATTAGCCTATTGTTTATATAGAAAACAAATGCGCATCTTCAACTTGAACCATATCATGTCCATTTTGCCCGAAAAGAAAGCTCGCCAGATCAGCTAAAAGACCAGTTCACTTCAATCATCAAGCCTGTATTTCACAGAAGAAGTACGGCTTTTTATTTTGCCTCCTTCCCGATTATCGGCCATAGCGGCCAAGAAGCCTGACAGACCCAGCAGCAGAAGCAAAAAGGAAGGATCTCATTGAGCATCCTTCCTTTTTTTATATTTTTATTTTTTGTGCTTCGGGAACTGTCTGGCTCTAGCAAGTGAGTTTTTTTATTAAGTTAAGCTGTTTGCGGCTTGGCCTGATCGTCTTTTTTTATGAAAACCTGCAATGCAATCAACAGGATAAAGATACCTAATCCTACAATATCAGTAACCCCTTCAGGGTAAATTAGGAGCAGGCCTCCTACAATTCCCAGCAGCCTTTCAAAAATATTTAACTTGCGAAGCCAGTAGCCAATTACGCCAGCTCCAATTGCCATCATACCTGCCAAAGCGGTGAATACTACCCAGATTAAGTAATACCAGGTTGTATCGATCATTAATAACTCCGGTGACAGGACAAACATGTATGGGATAATAAAAGCCCCAATGGCAAGCTTGGATGCTGTTACTCCTGTCTTTATCGGATCTCCTCCGGATACACCAGCTGCCGCAAATGCTGCAAGAGCAACTGGAGGTGTGACATCTGCCACAATACCGAAATAGAACACAAATAAGTGAGCAGATAAATCAGGTACGCCCAGAAGGATGATTGCTGGGGCAGCTATTGTTGATGTGATAACATAGTTTGCCGTTGTTGGTGATCCCATACCAAGGATAATTGCTGCAACCATTGTCAGCATCAAAGTTGGGATCAACAGCCCGCCGGAAAGATCAAGCAGGCCATTCGCCATCTTTAATCCAAGCCCTGTCTTTACAACTACACCAACAATAATACCTGCCGCAGCTGTTGCTGCAGCAACGCCCAAAGCCGTACGTGCACCATCAACTAAAGCATCGATAGCATCTCTGAATCCAATACGCGTTTCTTTGCTAATCATACTTACTGCAACCGTAATGACAATTGACCAGAGAGCAGCACGTATTACGCTCATTCCGCTCATTAGCAGGATGATAACTGCTAAAATCGGCAACAGCAGATAAATCTTCTTCATTACTTCTTTGCGGTTAGGCATCTCTTCATCTTTCAGACCTCTAAGACCTACACGTTTCGCTTCGAAGTGAGTCATGATCCAGACTCCTGCAAAATATAGAAGTGCAGGAATTGCAGCTGCCTTTGCAATATCCCAGTATGTAATGCCGCCGCCAATAAACTCAACCATCAGGAATGCAGCAGCACCCATGATTGGAGGCATAATCTGGCCGCCGGTTGATGCAGTCGCTTCAACTGCGCCAGCGAATTCTTTCTTGTAGCCAAGCTTTTTCATCATAGGGATGGTAAAAGAGCCTGAAGTTACTACATTAGCTACAGAACTTCCGCTAATTGTTCCCTGTAGTGCACTTGAGAAAATGGCAACCTTCGCCGGTCCGCCAGTTCTCTTTCCGGCGATGGATACGGCCAAATCATTAAAATACTGGCCTACCCCCGTTTTTACAAGGAATGAACCAAATAACAAGAATAGAAATATAAACGTAGCAGATACGCCTAGAGGGGTACCCAGGATTCCCTCGGTAGTAAAGAACATGGTCTGCACCAATCTTTCTAAATCAAGACCGCGGTGCGCCAAAAAGGCCGGCATATATGGCCCGAACATTGCATAGGCAAGAAAAATGACGGCAATAATGGTTATTGGAAGTCCAACCGCGCGCCTTGTCGCTTCCAGAACCAGAAGAACTGCAATTAGACCTACATAAAAATCGATCTCGGTCAGACGGCCGGCCCTCATGACAATTTCATCAATAAAAAGTGGCCAATAAGCTCCTACAGCAATACCCAGTATAGCTAAAATGATGTCGTACCAGGCAACTTTATGCTTTCTTCCCCTATCTTTCTTCCTTGCAGGGAATAACAGAAATATTAGGGCTAATGCAAAACCTAAATGAATCGAACGCTGCAGCTGGGCTGTAAGCATCCCGAAAACCCCTGTATATAAATGGAACAGTGAAAATGCTAAAAGCCCAAAAAAGACGATCCAGCCTAATACTCCTCCTAATTTCCTTGTACCAGCCTCTGGATCGTATTTTTCCAGCAATTTCTGCTGTTCCTCAAGAGATAATGTTTCCCCTTTATTTTCCAAGGATATTCACTCCTTTCAACACCTCGATTAAGTTTATCTTTTTTGCCTTTATTCGTACCCATGTACCAGGTTCGATATAATCTGTAAGGACATATTCTTCACCTTGCAGAATCAATCTGTGATTCGCTCTGACCTTACCCAGCCTTAAGTCAAATGAAGGAAAGATCCTTTTCATATTCTTAATATAATATTTGCCGTTCTTTTGTTCAAATTCCTCTCCATCTGCAGCATTTTCTGGCATACCGATGGCAAAATCCTCATACATGAGTTCGAACAATTTAATATTTCCATCTCCGGTTATAGTGTAGCTTTCTACAACATCTGTAAGGTGGATGGAATGTGTATACTTTATATTAAATGTTCTGTCCTCTTTAATCGGGAAATAAGCAATCACCTTTCCTTTGTTTTGATACTCAAAAACAACTGCCTGCTTAATGGGTATGAAGAACATGATTGCGATGGTTATGATTACGAGGAGTGCCAGGACCGCCTTTTTATCCCCTGGCTTATTAAAGTTCATGAAACCTCCACCTAAAAAAATTTGTCAGCTTTTACAATTGATTGCCACTTCATTTTAAAAATTAATTGACCGGCGCAATAACCTTATCAGGTTTTTTACAGCCGGCCAAATTTCATCATTTGATTATGTTAGTGAAAGATTATTCAGCTTTAAAGCCTTTTTCGTCAAAGTACTTTTTAGCACCAGGGTGCAGTTCAATACCAGTACCTTTAACAGCATTTTCAGCCTTAATCATTTTACCTTTGGCATGTGTAACTTTGTCAAGGTTCTCAAAGATTGCTTTCGTAACATCGTAAACTACATCCTCTGAAAGGTCATTTGAAACAACAAGCATTGCCTGTACAGCTACTGTCGGCGCAGCTTCCGCAAGCTTATATGTTCCAGATGGCACTTCATCCTGTACATAGTAAGGATATTTCTTAATTAATGCATCGATTTTATCCTGCTCAATCGGAACAATCACAACATCTTCAGTTGCAGAAAGTCCTTCTACTGCACCTGTTGGTGTTCCTGCTGTAACAAATGCAGCGTCAATAGTGCCATCCTGGATTCCGGCAGTCGACTCATCAAAAGAAAGATCCTGTTTTTGAATGTCATCCAATTTGATTCCATGCACTTCAAGGATCTGTTCTGCATTAGCAGCAGTTCCTGAACCAGGTGCTCCGATTGAAACTTTTTTGCCTTTTAAGTCTTCAACTGATTTAATGCCGGATTTTGCAGTAGTAACGATCTGGATCGTTTCAGGATAAAGCGTGCCAATTGCACTCACATTATCCACTGCTGCACCTTCAAACATTAATTTACCTTCTTGCGCATATGAAGCAATGTCAGTTTGAGAGAATGCAATCTCTGCATTGCCATCTTTCAATGTGTTCATGTTCTCTGCAGATGCACCTGATACTTCAGCATTTGTATCAATGCCTGTAGCATCAGAAATAATCTCAGCGAATGATCCGCCTAGCGGATAGTATGTACCGCCTGTTCCACCAGTCACGATGCTCATGAATTTTGGCTTTTCTGCGCCGCCTTCTCCATCTCCGCCGCCTTCATCTTTTCCGCCGCCGCAGGCTGCAAGAACCATAGAAAGCGCTAACAGCAGAGCTGTGGCTAGGAATATACTTCTTTTTTTCATCCTATTTCCCCCTTTTAAAGATTAGATTTTATCAATTATATACTAACATAAACCTTATTAGAATTGTCAAATGATTCCTAGCTGCTTTAAGATACGGAAATTTACTTACTCCAATAATTTGCATCCCGATCTATGAATGAGAATGCAAGTAAAAAGCAATTCCTATATATATATGATAAAATCATCATGTAAACTCTTACATAAAGACTAAACGGAGGAACAGACATTATGGATTACCCTAGAGGATCAATACAGGATATCAGGATTCAAAGCAAAGAATTGGGTGAAGAAGTTGAACTCCTCATTTATTTGCCCGCTTCCTTTTCACCTTTATATAAATACACTGTTGTTATAGCCCAGGACGGGAAAGATTACTTCCAGCTGGGAAGAGCCGGGCGCATCGCGGATGAATTATTAAATGAAAAAGAAATCGAAAATATCATCATTGTTGGTGTCCCTTATAAAAACGTCAAGGATAGATGGAAGAAATATCATCCGGACGGTGAACAGCATAATGCATATATCCGTTTTCTTGCACATGAACTGGTTCCATACCTTGACAATGAATTCCCTACTTATCAAATGGGAATGGGACGGGCACTTATGGGAGATTCCCTTGCAGCAACTGTTTCCTTAATGGCGGCCCTTCAATACCCTAATACTTTCGGAAGACTAATTCTTCAATCACCTTATGTTGATAACTCCGTTACAGAAGCAGTAGAGGAATTTACCCAGCCTCACCTTCTTAATATTTATCATGTTATCGGGAAAGGCGAGACATCTGTAAAAACCACAGGAGGAGAAGAAAAAGATTTTCTTACTCCAAACCGGGATCTTTCCAATTTGTTTAAGCAAAAGCAATTTCCTTACTTCTATGATGAATTCGAGGGAAATCATACATGGACATACTGGCAGCCTGATTTAAAAAGGGCATTAAAGTATATGTTTTAACTGGAAATTGAGTGAAAAGAACTATTCTTCCGCAATAAAAAGATTACCAAAGCTCACTGCTTTTTAATGTAAAAAAAGGTATAATTATATAATGAATTTAGAAAATTTGCTATAATAGTTCAACAAAGTGTTTTTCATTTAAGTTTAGCCTGCAAATTATAAAAATTATTAATAAACATGGAGGTTGTTGTATGGAGACTAATTACGGCATCGTTATTTTCCCGTCAAAAAAGCTGCAGGATTTGGCTAATTCTTATAGAAAGCGGTATGATCCGCATTATGCTCTAATTTCTCCGCATATAACTTTAAGATCGCGCTTTGAAGCATCTGAAGAAGAAATAAAGCGGCTGACAGAAACACTTTATGGAATAGCTAAAAAACACGATCCCTTTCAAATAAACGCATCAAAAATCAGCTCCTTCCAGCCTGTCAACAATGTAATTTATTTCAAAATTGAGCCTTCAATCCAGCTCGAAGAGTTACATGTTGAACTGAATGATTATATTAGCGGAGAAGCACCTGAATATAATTTTGTCCCTCATATTACCATCGGGCAAAAACTCTCCAATGATGAGCATTCAGATGTGTATGGAAGCTTAAGAATGCAGCCGGTGAATCATGAAGAGGTGGTCGATCGTTTTCATCTTCTGTATCAGCTGGAAAACGGATCTTGGACCGTATATGAAACATTCAGGCTAGGGAAGGAATAGTAAAATGGAAGTAAAAGTTGTATCATCTGAGCAAGAATTGCAAGATGCATTCTCAGTAAGGAAACACGTTTTCGTCAGCGAGCAAAATGTTCCCGAAGAAGAGGAAATCGATCAGTTCGAGGACGAAGCAGTCCATTTTGTTCTATATTATAATGGCATGCCTGCAGGTGCCGGAAGGTTTCGCACCGTAGACGGCAATGGAAAAGTGGAAAGAATTTGCGTATTAAAGGAGCACCGCAAGAGCGGATCCGGAAAAGCAATAATGGAAAAAATTGAGGAACATGCTATGAAACAAGGATTGCCTTCCTTAAAATTAAATGCCCAGACTCAGGCTATTCCTTTTTATGAAAAGCTGGGCTATCAGGTAATCTCAGAAGAATTTATGGATGCCGGAATCCCGCACCGTACAATGAAGAAAACGATATAGCGGACAAGCTCCTGCCATGTTGGCGGGAGCTTTTTTTAGATGCTCATCTCAGACAAAACGCGATAGAAGCTGCGTTGAAACTTATATGCAATAATTTTGGGCTTTCAGCAAACACTATTTGGGATACAGCATTCTAAGGAGTGGTTTGAATGGAATATTTACACATCTTAAGTGTACTTGTGGTAGGATATATTTTCTTGTTTATTATGGCTAAACTCCTGGGGAAAACACAAATTACACAGATTACTCCATTTGATTTTATCTCAGCCATCGTGTTAGGCGAGCTGGTTGGCAATGCCCTGTACGATCAGGAAACTGGGATACCCGAAATTTTCTTTGCTGTTGCAGTATGGGGAATTCTCATTTACGCAACTGAAATACTTACTCAGAAATATAAACGGGCACGCAAGCTTCTTGAAGGTGAGCCCTCTATTGTTATTAAAAAAGGGAAAATTATCTATGAAGAATTGAAGAAAAATCATCTCGACATTAATCAGCTGCAGCACCTCCTCCGATCAAAGGATGTTTTTTCAATCAGGGAATGTGAATATGCCATTCTGGAAACGGATGGAACAGTCAGCGCATTAAAAAAACCGCTTTTCGCGGCACCAACCATTCAGGATTTGAATCTCCCAATAAATAAAGTTGAACTTCCTGTAACAGTTATTTTAGACGGAGAGGTGGTTTGGGATAATCTTAAAAGCATTAATTGGGATGAAACAATACTTAAGAATGAAATTAAAAAATTAGGAGCGAGCGGTGTCAAAGATGTTCTGTACGCTGAATGGAAAAAAGGAGAGGCCTTGCACGTGCAAACGTACTAAGCCTCTCCTTCTATTAGATAACTAGCTCATGTTTCGGCTTTCTTAAATGCATTCACTAATAAAACGCCCTTTTCCTGTCAGCTCTCCATATGTTTGTTCTGCTTTTTTACTAATGGTCCGAGTTTGGGCTTCTGCCCTCTCCTGAGTATTTGATTTAGTTAATCTTCTTTGCATATCAAGGGGAAGTTCGTGACGGAAGGCTTTTGCATTGGATTGTGCTGATATCCTGGCAACTGGCACGAACCGGAACGGATCATACTTTGTGCCAATCTCTCTTTCTGCATACTGATTATATTGATATGAAGTTACAGGCAGAATGTAGCCCATGAATACTCCCCTTTCAATTATGTATTTATCTGATTAATAAGAGAATACGTATCTGAATTTGATTTTATGTACCCGTTTCCATGAAATTTTAAACAGAAAAGCACTTTTGAATCCTTTACCGGTTTGTTATGATTAAATTTGTCTTGTTGTAAAAAAAAATAATATTGTTAAACTCGGCAATTTATATATAATGGGGTATTTTTTATGAAAACAGCAAAGTTACATAATAAGACTGTGAATCTGGAACACTTGAACAGAGAGAGTTTTCAGCATATTTATGAGGAAGGCAAAAAAGGAAAGCTGTGCTGCCCTGATTGCGGAGCTTCTGTCCGTTTGTATTTGGGAATTCTGGATGAACCTCATTTTTATCATATTCAGCAAAGCAGCAGAACGTGCAAAGATATAATTCTTAACCCCGAATCAGTCCAGACGGAGACTGAAGAATATATAGAAAGAAATGGATTCAAAATTCCTGTTTCAAGGTCAATTGCTTCAGCTGCAGTAAAAGAAATCGAATCAGCCTTTAAAAAAGCTCAGCCGGTAAAAAATATCCCTCTCTATATTCAAGAAGGCACTGCCAGCCCCAGTTTCCCTGATGAATACCTTAAGTCTCTTTCACAAGCAGGTGTCTTTTTGGATAAAAAGCAGGCTGCGGCTGTGTCTCATCTAGATGGGCCACTGCTCGTTCTGGCAGGTGCAGGCAGCGGCAAAACCCGTGTTTTAACAACACGGACTGCTTTTATGCTTCGCGAGAAAAATATCGACCCTAAATCAATAATGCTCGTTACATTTACAGCTAAGGCTGCGGCTGAAATGAAGGAGCGCCTTACCCATTACCCTGGAATGG
This region includes:
- a CDS encoding TAXI family TRAP transporter solute-binding subunit, translating into MKKRSIFLATALLLALSMVLAACGGGKDEGGGDGEGGAEKPKFMSIVTGGTGGTYYPLGGSFAEIISDATGIDTNAEVSGASAENMNTLKDGNAEIAFSQTDIASYAQEGKLMFEGAAVDNVSAIGTLYPETIQIVTTAKSGIKSVEDLKGKKVSIGAPGSGTAANAEQILEVHGIKLDDIQKQDLSFDESTAGIQDGTIDAAFVTAGTPTGAVEGLSATEDVVIVPIEQDKIDALIKKYPYYVQDEVPSGTYKLAEAAPTVAVQAMLVVSNDLSEDVVYDVTKAIFENLDKVTHAKGKMIKAENAVKGTGIELHPGAKKYFDEKGFKAE
- a CDS encoding YczE/YyaS/YitT family protein, whose protein sequence is MIKHTTLIQIIAGYLILTLGVSLIILSSLGAGAWDTVYVGLFNQFGLTIGTWSFLVTASLIFFNAVLSWEKPQFKSFIGTILASLGIDFWMELVFSSFTVTHFPYQILAFITGIILLGFGVSIYIRPQLFSGPIDGLMIATAKRLNISMKTARIINELLALAIGLLLGGPVGLGTLFVAIFLGYAIQYGTVLLNHLKDKGLKII
- a CDS encoding YjcG family protein, with translation METNYGIVIFPSKKLQDLANSYRKRYDPHYALISPHITLRSRFEASEEEIKRLTETLYGIAKKHDPFQINASKISSFQPVNNVIYFKIEPSIQLEELHVELNDYISGEAPEYNFVPHITIGQKLSNDEHSDVYGSLRMQPVNHEEVVDRFHLLYQLENGSWTVYETFRLGKE
- a CDS encoding DUF421 domain-containing protein, whose protein sequence is MEYLHILSVLVVGYIFLFIMAKLLGKTQITQITPFDFISAIVLGELVGNALYDQETGIPEIFFAVAVWGILIYATEILTQKYKRARKLLEGEPSIVIKKGKIIYEELKKNHLDINQLQHLLRSKDVFSIRECEYAILETDGTVSALKKPLFAAPTIQDLNLPINKVELPVTVILDGEVVWDNLKSINWDETILKNEIKKLGASGVKDVLYAEWKKGEALHVQTY
- a CDS encoding alpha/beta hydrolase, which translates into the protein MDYPRGSIQDIRIQSKELGEEVELLIYLPASFSPLYKYTVVIAQDGKDYFQLGRAGRIADELLNEKEIENIIIVGVPYKNVKDRWKKYHPDGEQHNAYIRFLAHELVPYLDNEFPTYQMGMGRALMGDSLAATVSLMAALQYPNTFGRLILQSPYVDNSVTEAVEEFTQPHLLNIYHVIGKGETSVKTTGGEEKDFLTPNRDLSNLFKQKQFPYFYDEFEGNHTWTYWQPDLKRALKYMF
- a CDS encoding GNAT family N-acetyltransferase produces the protein MEVKVVSSEQELQDAFSVRKHVFVSEQNVPEEEEIDQFEDEAVHFVLYYNGMPAGAGRFRTVDGNGKVERICVLKEHRKSGSGKAIMEKIEEHAMKQGLPSLKLNAQTQAIPFYEKLGYQVISEEFMDAGIPHRTMKKTI
- a CDS encoding SurA N-terminal domain-containing protein — translated: MKKLMYPFLLVLISAVLAACGADDESKSADKKEEPKTAETDQQDQQKQMEEMQKKMDKQKLDEEKTVAVVNDQEILGREYNSVLTSSQMMYQQMGQDPTTKDAAEKIKNQTLDSLVGQTLLLQEADKKGYKASDEEVKKQLEETKGQFKDDKEFETAMKQAGLNPNSLEKEIANNIKYTKYIDGEIKPEKVTDAEIQKFYEEYASQGGAEGQEPPKLEEVKPQIKQQLEQQKQQEMLVKHVEELKKNAKIDIKV
- a CDS encoding TRAP transporter permease is translated as MENKGETLSLEEQQKLLEKYDPEAGTRKLGGVLGWIVFFGLLAFSLFHLYTGVFGMLTAQLQRSIHLGFALALIFLLFPARKKDRGRKHKVAWYDIILAILGIAVGAYWPLFIDEIVMRAGRLTEIDFYVGLIAVLLVLEATRRAVGLPITIIAVIFLAYAMFGPYMPAFLAHRGLDLERLVQTMFFTTEGILGTPLGVSATFIFLFLLFGSFLVKTGVGQYFNDLAVSIAGKRTGGPAKVAIFSSALQGTISGSSVANVVTSGSFTIPMMKKLGYKKEFAGAVEATASTGGQIMPPIMGAAAFLMVEFIGGGITYWDIAKAAAIPALLYFAGVWIMTHFEAKRVGLRGLKDEEMPNRKEVMKKIYLLLPILAVIILLMSGMSVIRAALWSIVITVAVSMISKETRIGFRDAIDALVDGARTALGVAAATAAAGIIVGVVVKTGLGLKMANGLLDLSGGLLIPTLMLTMVAAIILGMGSPTTANYVITSTIAAPAIILLGVPDLSAHLFVFYFGIVADVTPPVALAAFAAAGVSGGDPIKTGVTASKLAIGAFIIPYMFVLSPELLMIDTTWYYLIWVVFTALAGMMAIGAGVIGYWLRKLNIFERLLGIVGGLLLIYPEGVTDIVGLGIFILLIALQVFIKKDDQAKPQTA
- a CDS encoding proline dehydrogenase family protein, producing MLKDLFIGLSQNEFLNSAAKKYGLKLGAQNVVAGTNLEEAIQSIKELNDHGISCTVDNLGEFVYKKEEAAEAKKQIIEVIEAIHENHVDAHISLKPSQLGLDIDYSFCLENVREIVERANHYGIFVNMDMEDSKRLQPSFDILDELSKEYNNFGTVIQAYFLDAEEDLKKYQDYRLRIVKGAYKEPEEIAYQDKNDIDANFIKLIEWHLLNGKFTSIATHDHNVINHVKDFVRANNIPKDKFEFQMLYGFRKDMQLKLAGEGYNFCTYVPFGHDWYGYFMRRLAERPQNLNLVAKQVFTKKTNTVIGVAAGAFLLGRLTKK
- a CDS encoding DUF1850 domain-containing protein, which gives rise to MNFNKPGDKKAVLALLVIITIAIMFFIPIKQAVVFEYQNKGKVIAYFPIKEDRTFNIKYTHSIHLTDVVESYTITGDGNIKLFELMYEDFAIGMPENAADGEEFEQKNGKYYIKNMKRIFPSFDLRLGKVRANHRLILQGEEYVLTDYIEPGTWVRIKAKKINLIEVLKGVNILGK